In the genome of Gallus gallus isolate bGalGal1 chromosome 21, bGalGal1.mat.broiler.GRCg7b, whole genome shotgun sequence, one region contains:
- the DHRS3 gene encoding short-chain dehydrogenase/reductase 3 isoform X3: protein MSVPSSRGKREKRAAFLCRRKSISLCPLWKPPALPALAGDGFHTPPACWGQPEIILWGRTEKCLKETTEEIRMMGTECHYFICDVGNREEVYRQAKAVREKVGDITILVNNAAVVHGKSLMDSDDDALLKSQHINTLGQFWTTKAFLPRMLELQNGHIVCLNSVLALSAIPGAIDYCTSKASSFAFMESLTLGLLDCPGVNATTVLPFHTSTEMFQGMRIRFPNLFPPLKPETVARRTVEAVQMNQAFLLLPWTMNVLVILKSILPQAALEEIHKFSGSYTCMNTFKGRT, encoded by the exons ATGTCAGTGCCCTCCTCCAGAGGTAAGAGAGAAAAGCGCGCTGCGTTCCTCTGTCGCCGTAAATCCATTTCTTTATGCCCGCTGTGGAAaccccctgccctgccagcactCGCAGGCGATGGATTTCACACCCCACCTGCCTGCTGGGGTCAGCCCGAG atcATCCTGTGGGGTCGAACTGAGAAATGCCTGAAGGAGACCACAGAGGAAATCAGGATGATGGGGACAGAGTGCCATTATTTCATCTGTGATGTTGGAAACAGAGAGGAAGTCTATCGGCAAGCCAAAGCTGTGCGGGAGAAG GTGGGTGACATCACTATCCTAGTGAACAACGCTGCTGTGGTCCATGGTAAAAGTCTGATGGACAGCGACGATGATGCACTGCTCAAATCACAGCACATAAACACCCTGGGACAGTTCTGG ACCACCAAAGCATTCTTGCCAAGGATGCTGGAGTTGCAGAACGGACACATAGTTTGCTTGAACTCTGTCCTGGCCTTGTCAGCCATCCCGGGTGCCATTGACTACTGCACCTCCAAAGCTTCGTCTTTTGCCTTTATGGAGAGCCTGACCTTGGGGCTGCTAGACTGTCCTGGAGTGAATGCCACAACAGTGCTGCCCTTCCACACGAGCACAGAGATGTTCCAGGGCATGAGAATCAG GTTCCCtaatctttttcctcctctcaaGCCAGAGACTGTGGCTAGGAGGACAGTGGAAGCTGTGCAGATGAATCAAGCCTTCCTGCTCCTTCCATGGACAATGAATGTTCTGGTCATCCTGAAAAG cattCTCCCTCAGGCCGCGCTTGAAGAAATCCACAAGTTTTCTGGGAGCTACACCTGCATGAACACTTTTAAAGGCCGAACATAG
- the DHRS3 gene encoding short-chain dehydrogenase/reductase 3 isoform X6, giving the protein MMGTECHYFICDVGNREEVYRQAKAVREKVGDITILVNNAAVVHGKSLMDSDDDALLKSQHINTLGQFWTTKAFLPRMLELQNGHIVCLNSVLALSAIPGAIDYCTSKASSFAFMESLTLGLLDCPGVNATTVLPFHTSTEMFQGMRIRFPNLFPPLKPETVARRTVEAVQMNQAFLLLPWTMNVLVILKSILPQAALEEIHKFSGSYTCMNTFKGRT; this is encoded by the exons ATGATGGGGACAGAGTGCCATTATTTCATCTGTGATGTTGGAAACAGAGAGGAAGTCTATCGGCAAGCCAAAGCTGTGCGGGAGAAG GTGGGTGACATCACTATCCTAGTGAACAACGCTGCTGTGGTCCATGGTAAAAGTCTGATGGACAGCGACGATGATGCACTGCTCAAATCACAGCACATAAACACCCTGGGACAGTTCTGG ACCACCAAAGCATTCTTGCCAAGGATGCTGGAGTTGCAGAACGGACACATAGTTTGCTTGAACTCTGTCCTGGCCTTGTCAGCCATCCCGGGTGCCATTGACTACTGCACCTCCAAAGCTTCGTCTTTTGCCTTTATGGAGAGCCTGACCTTGGGGCTGCTAGACTGTCCTGGAGTGAATGCCACAACAGTGCTGCCCTTCCACACGAGCACAGAGATGTTCCAGGGCATGAGAATCAG GTTCCCtaatctttttcctcctctcaaGCCAGAGACTGTGGCTAGGAGGACAGTGGAAGCTGTGCAGATGAATCAAGCCTTCCTGCTCCTTCCATGGACAATGAATGTTCTGGTCATCCTGAAAAG cattCTCCCTCAGGCCGCGCTTGAAGAAATCCACAAGTTTTCTGGGAGCTACACCTGCATGAACACTTTTAAAGGCCGAACATAG